Below is a window of Anaerolineae bacterium DNA.
CTTAAACCGGGCCTCCGCCTCTTCCTTAATTGTTCTGGCGATGGCTTTGTGAGTTATTACTACAAAGTCATCATCTCCTACATGGCCTATAAAGTCTTCAGGGTTGCCGGTTTTATCCACAATCTCCCCCAGCATTCCTCCCACAAAGCGCAGAACATCGTTCCCAGCCACAAATCCGTAAACTTCAGTGAATTCCTTGAAGTATTGGATGCCGAAGAATAGAAACGCCCAATCTTTCCGGGGTATAAGGCTTCTGAGCTGTTCTTCCACCAGTCTGCTACTGGGAAGGCCAGTAACGGGATGGCTGAGATTTTCCCGGGCAGCCCTCTGGATTGCGTTCCTGACTTTAAGGCGCAGTTCATCCAGAT
It encodes the following:
- a CDS encoding response regulator, coding for MEKGRLLIVEDDRDLAEMLKINFSEQGFEVEIAYKGKEGIELTRKKNPNLIILDINLPDIDGYEVCKQLRSHLRTSHIPIIFLTVRDERSDKLAGLELGADDYIIKPFDLDELRLKVRNAIQRAARENLSHPVTGLPSSRLVEEQLRSLIPRKDWAFLFFGIQYFKEFTEVYGFVAGNDVLRFVGGMLGEIVDKTGNPEDFIGHVGDDDFVVITHKAIARTIKEEAEARFK